The Panicum virgatum strain AP13 chromosome 5K, P.virgatum_v5, whole genome shotgun sequence genome has a window encoding:
- the LOC120710473 gene encoding AP2/ERF and B3 domain-containing protein Os01g0141000-like translates to MDSGTEVTFAASNSSLESGGAAEPAAALHLLSRQPSRFKGVVPQPNGRWGAQIYDRHARVWLGTFSDQEIAARAYDVAAVRYRGCEAITNFPGERPSAGELAFLAAHSKSEIVDMLRKHTYAAELRHGLCRGRGMGARVQPTTPWAQKLLFEKVVTPSDVGKLSRLVVPKQHAEKHFPLKRSPENTTGNGVLLNFEDGEGKVWRFRYSYWNSSQSYVLTKGWSRFVREKGLRAGDTVAFSQPVYGQQDNNNQLFINYRKTPRKQDEAGHPDDAIAAEARSIKLFGVDIAGGGGREAGEKGTANSWET, encoded by the coding sequence ATGGATTCCGGCACCGAGGTGACGTTCGCCGCCTCAAACTCATCACTGGAATCAGGCGGCGccgcggagccggcggcggcgctgcacctGCTGTCGCGCCAACCCTCGAGGTTCAAAGGCGTCGTGCCGCAGCCGAACGGGCGCTGGGGCGCGCAGATCTACGACCGCCACGCCCGGGTGTGGCTCGGCACGTTCTCCGACCAGGAGATCGCCGCGCGCGCCTACGACGTGGCTGCCGTCCGCTACCGCGGCTGCGAGGCCATCACCAACTTCCCGGGGGAGCGCCcgtccgccggcgagctcgccttCCTGGCGGCGCACTCCAAGTCGGAGATCGTTGACATGCTCCGGAAGCACACCtacgccgccgagctccgccacggCCTGTGCCGCGGCCGCGGCATGGGCGCGCGCGTGCAGCCGACGACGCCGTGGGCTCAGAAGCTGCTCTTCGAGAAGGTCGTGACGCCGAGCGACGTCGGCAAGCTCAGCCGCCTCGTCGTGCCCAAGCAGCACGCGGAGAAGCACTTCCCGCTGAAGCGCTCGCCGGAGAATACCACCGGCAATGGCGTGCTCCTCAACTTCGAGGACGGCGAGGGCAAGGTGTGGCGGTTCCGGTACTCGTACTGGAACAGCAGCCAGAGCTACGTGCTCACCAAGGGCTGGAGCCGCTTCGTCAGGGAGAAGGGCCTCCGAGCCGGCGACACCGTGGCTTTCTCCCAGCCAGTGTATGGGCAGCAGGACAACAACAATCAGCTGTTCATCAACTACAGGAAGACACCTAGGAAGCAGGACGAAGCAGGCCACCCGGACGACGCGATTGCCGCTGAGGCCCGTAGCATCAAGCTGTTCGGCGTTGACATtgccggcggtggagggcgaGAGGCGGGCGAGAAGGGCACGGCGAATTCTTGGGAGACATGA